The Bicyclus anynana chromosome 12, ilBicAnyn1.1, whole genome shotgun sequence genomic interval GTTCCTTGATCACAGACTATTATACACGtggttatttatatacctactctttGGTTACTCTTTGGACTTTGCAGTATATATTCTTTGCTTTGTCTTTTCGTTATTTGACGTTTGTCTTTGTGGTTTTTACTCTTTACTCtttggttaaataaataaaaaaagtggtttattttttatttattttatttgcttggttgtttacttttacaaaagtatttaaatattcaggaagttctttaattaaaaggtcaagttaataattaatgatatccTTAGACATAAACAATGTGGACGACAAAAACATTTCTTACTAAAACCAAGCGCGGCAATGTTTTGAAGGTAAGGTTATGTCACGAatctttcttttattaaaaattgaccatattttagaagaaaaattCGACAAACGAGAATTCAATCTCTTCAAAATATTTGGTGTTTTAAAAAGTTCATGTGTCCAAAACTTTTTCAACAGCCAAGCAAAAACTTCTTCTTGGCTGGCCCAAGTATTTCAGATAAAAATTTTGGCACTAACTGAAACtacataaagtatttttcagatagcatgggtactttgacagtcgcctgtatgacgttcataatacgtactattatcgtgaatcgcggcaaactttcaagagtaaaacaaactgtcacccgcaccatcctacatgaaacgaactgtaggaAGATCGACTCAACACTCCACATGGTGGTAACCTCGTGGGCAAGGCAatcaatattttgataaatacctTTTCCTTACAGCTTACAGTTTATCAAACTATagtttatagcctcaatagctcaacggtaagagcggtctgactcatcaccgaagggtggtggttcgatcctcactctgttggtctattgtcgtacccccCTCCTggcacagtctttcctgacaagttggagggcaataagaatattggtcatattataaataaaaaccgtaaaacaagccaataaaaacataaaacaaacatatttcAGAATCAACTacgatttttttcatgttatttgaaatcagaaaccttttggtgCAGGTACAACTGATTGACATAGTTTAAACAATATCTATGCCATTTATATATCAGCAAAATCGGAACTGTTCTAGAGGACATAAAGGgaaaatgctctattgattGTGGAATCACTAGTGAATGTGAAGCAGtattatcaacaattattgaACGGCACATTGACTACAGTAATGTCAAGTTTATTGGCCACAATATTGTcatagataattattaattacttgtTCATTAATTTCAGATTGTTAGAGAACATTACTTGCGCGATGACCTGCTCTGCGGCTCTGAAGCATGTAATGTGTGTCCACAAAAAGACGATGACATCGTTTTGGAGGCAAAACCAGCATCTATTTGTGGCCTGTTCGATTATAGTCATTATTTGGTGCTCGACACTAATGTAGTACTTCATCAAATAGATGTATTAGAAGAGGACGCTCTAAAGAATGTCATAATTTTACAAACTGTTCTGGAAGAGGTGAAGCATCAAAACACAGCAATGTATCAACGGTTACTGGAGATTATTGGAAACAAAAAGAGAAAGTTTTACTCCTTTGTCAATGAACATCATAAgtaaatgtttaaatatattatatatatttgtgtggtgctaacatgcaaccaagtgaagagaaaatagacaaaatgtcattcaATAGCTGTGGATATCCCAGTCCCATCTTGTTAATAGCAATGCAATAAAAGAGTTGTGAGTAATTCCATTTGTGCcagttgaattttgtctatttctctttttcATATCAGGTagttatatgaaaaatattgatGAAACTTGGCAGTGGTCTGTGCAATTTGAAATAATGGCTGCTggcaattctttttttttctaaaactagcggactcctgcgacttcgtctgcgctTAGATGtctaatccagcccttacagtagtatcactgtaaaaatggagtaacttctcccgtttgcCCAaaaatttcccttcactgctgtGGTCCTATTGATcgagcgtgatgaaaagtatactataacctgcccaggagtatgaagaataattgtaccaagtttcgttaaaatccgtcaagtaatttttgtttctataacaaacatacagacagacagacaaaaattttactgattgcatttttggcatcagtatcaatcactaatcaccccccataattattttggaagtatatttcatgtacagaattgacctctacagattcATAAGTATAGACAAGAAATAATTGGTGATGGAAACCTTATCTTATGCAGAGACACATATGTGGAAAGGAAACCTGGTGAAAAGCAGAATGATCGTAATGACAGGGCTATCCGTAAAGCTGCAGAGTGGTACGCCTCGCATCTATCTATCAATAATGTTGCAGGACAGTTTCCACAGATAGTCTTACTGACTGATGATGAGAATAATAGGAAAATTGCTCAAGAAGAGGGTATTGTTTGCTGCTCTGGTGAGTAAATAAGGTTATGAAAACTGATAATGTAGAAAAATTCCAAGTATTTTTCttataactaattataatattgctcaaaatcaaaaatcaacaTTGCATTTTCtagagcggggtcgccattctagcaccttgggaccccaatgtccattgCCTCTCCGAACTATGTTCCCTGCagattgccatttcagcttcgagACGCGAAATGGAATTTAAAGTGAAGAAACATACATTATATGCttaccatgatttttttttgtatttcagtaAAAGATTACATTGAAAATGTAAATGGGTTTGTTGGTCTAGCAGACAAACTCTCAAAGAATGTCATGCCAGAGAGTTATTCAAAAGATGCCCTTTACCCAGCACATCTGACACCCAGTCAGATACATACGGGAATAAGGAATGGGAAGCTACACCAAGGGACTTTCCATGCGTCAAGGGATAACTTCATGGAAGGGACTGCTTCTGTCAGTGGCTATGAGAAACCTGTAAGTACTTTTTGTAGCTTGTAGGcattattatacagggtgcttgggagtaCTTCCcttaactctggggttatattctttaccaaaaattaattaaaaatgttcaagcaacatgttttctaaaattaatattttcggtatATTTCtgttgtaaatagatcttaaaatgtgtcccttatttgccaccttataattatgacatagCCAAGTTTTAAGTATTCAAAAATGCAAGGATATAAAGGAGTGTGgtacatggatagtcgaaattatctgcattactttgtatgaaaacatataaagtttttatttttttatttaaaaaaatagtagttatgcagttcggctcctataagcggactcgtcaacaccttgaagttatgggaaatactcccgagcaccctgtatattatggTTTTAATAGATTCCCCATAAGTGCTTCAAAAACTGTAACAATAATACTAAATGGCacaaattgattttgaaaattagtaTGTTTCAATGTTGAATATATCAAAATGGTGCAGTGAGCAAACAGCTGCCAAAGCATATGAGCTGCAGCTACCAAAAACTACCAATGTTTTTTGGTCAATGCTTGTCtcccaaacaaataaaataaatctttggATAATAGCTTTATCATACCAGAAtggattttcttttattttatacaattagcccttgactacaatctcacctgatggtaagtgatgatacaatctaagacggaagcgggctaacttgttaggagtagcatgaaaatccacacctctttcggtttctatatgacagcatattagaacactaaatcgcttcgcggtcTGCCTTTGCCAGTAGGTAGATTAAGctacttactttttaaaaaataaataaataaaatgtgttgTCTAGTTTAGAATATAAGTTTAATGTTTAATtctagttaaaaattaaatacaaacttaattattttatataggtcCTTTTGCAAGGGCATATAGGTATAAACAGGGCAATAGATGGAGACATAGTAGCCATAGAAATATTACCAAAAGAAGAATGGAGTAAGCCCAGTGACATAGTTCTAGAAGATAAAGCTGATGATCCAGGAGATTTTCTAGAAGATCCCACGTTGCTAAAGAGCAACGTTGTTGACACTGCAGATGATGATATTACACCTACTGGGAAAGTTGTGGGAATCATTAAGAGGAAATGGCGACAGTACTGTGGTGTATTATTACCTAGCCAGTTTCCTGGTAAGTATTCCTTTTAAGACAGGTTTCATATCTTTGCAACAtgctattaaaataattcttatcTATAAAACCTGGTTGATAAATCAAAAACGTCCTTTTGACTTTAGAAATGTAGTGTTTTGTCTTAAAGTTACAGCAGTTTTCATGAGAATCAGTTcatagtaattttgtgttaaaaacaaaataactgaaatttatgtctttgaagtcagtgccatttttcatgttaaaaatatttttcatcattacattatcacactaatagccAATCTATTAGAATAAGTATCTAGCCCTAAAGTAAGCGTAGCTTATGTTACATCtgatatatttaaaagaaagtcacattatttataacttaagaacagctggactgatttggctgaaaattgttGTAGAGGAGAGGTAGCTTGGAACCAGGAGACATAGGACACTTAAGATTGGGGTAGaataagggtaggggtagggttttcGTCCACTAGCTGACAgagtaagaaagtgacaaaacttacgttAGATTATCCAACAAATTATGAGAAAGTTGTGAAGCCGACCCTTAATTTTTCGTTTGGCTTTAATCTCACTTTAGTTTATCAACTAATGGACGCCGGTGACTTCATCCGTTtttccgatattttttttcatcctCGCTTGATGAAATACAGGCTATAATGTCTTCGATTGATCTTAAGcagtagtgattaggtccactttattctgaagaaaattgaggtttaaatgtTTATCCACGTTTATGAATATGGAggttatagtttcgccatgtctgtccgCGGTAACCGTCAGCCGTTATTTTGTTGGTgcccatattggatttgtatttCTTTCTCATTGTGTACTCTATTCTACTAGTCAGGCCATTTTGATACCTATAGTGGgagttgtgaaaaaaaaaacatgaaaagaaaaaataaaaaaaaaaatacaaagtagtTTAAGTCGTATTCTTATTacgttttactttatttatatcacTATTGTGTATGATGTGTTGTAGCATTTTAAAGTGGAATGGGCAAGCATCCAGCCATGTTTGGACAGTGGCCATTGATAGCAGTCTCTAGTACTAAATATAGTAATACTTTTAATtgctttaattataataattatcttttttttatttaattacgtatatattatgtGTAGTTGTAAAATTTTCGTATTTACAGTGgtgtgatatatatttttttttaatttgtggtaATCTACGATTATCAACATATAGATGTGTTAAATTTCTTCTTATACTAATTTTTAAcgcattttgtcaattttggTGATTTTATTCAATGTACTCAGTGTCTACTGTTTTACGTGGACAGGTGAAAACCATTTCAATCTGTACGTTTTTgagataaatatttgtatttacgcgtagcttttattttagatattatattaagtttgtcgtttttttactttacttatgACAATTTCATATGTAATCTACGTTTGTcaattttgaaaaacacttaACTCGATCAAAGTTTAAGGGATCCTAGCGAATGGTTGCCGTTAAGTTAACTTTCTCTCGAGTGGGACATGAATTTGCATAATAGtctatagaaaattaaaaaaaatatatgttttatacttggacataCGAGGGATTGGACCGTTGAAGGAGTCAGTACCATACCAAATGGAAGAAACATAGGCTtccaaacataatttttttttttttataaaatattacgcTTTTTGGTTATGTTTAAATGAATTTCACTTATAatcacaatctatactaatattataaagctgaagagtttgtttgtttatttgtttgtttgtttgaatgaacgcgctaatctcaggaactactggttcgatttaaaaaaatctttcagtgttagataggccatttatcgaggaaggctataggctatatattatctccgtatttcaacgggagcgggaaccacgcgggtgaaaccgcgcggcgtcagctagtgctattataaaggcgaaagtttgtgtgtatgtttgcgCTGCGGATTACTGAATCAATTTGacagaaattttgaatggaaatagatctaacatctggattaacacataggctacttttgatacGGGAAAAAATcatggatcccgcgggatttgtgaaatacctATTCAAggttgaatatttaaaaattaacattttcatgtaatcacgtctcaaagaaatatgataaatttttttaatcgataatgaacaatttaagaccgtTTTGAAAAAATGTCAACTTCCATTATTCCACGCatacgaagccgcgggcgtccgctagttttttatattggATGTCTCGTACAAAAATCGTTTCTTAAAAAACCATCTTTTAGGTACTATTTTCCAAAATTCCTCGACAGGTGCGACTCGTCATTTGTTCACGCCGGCGGAGAAGCGGATACCACGAGTGCGAATAGAGACCCGCCAGAGTAACCTGCTCGTCTCGCAGCGTATCCTGGTCGCACTGGACTCCTGGCCCAGGAACAGCCGGTACCCCCTGGGCCACTTCGTGAGGTCCTTGGGGCTTATTggtgagtcatcatcatcatcatcttcattagtTGGACAATGCTAGACCTCCTGTGGGGACTTCCAAAAACCACAGTCTTGAACTGGTATATCTTTCAGTGAAGGTCCcatgaaaatcgattcagttgttccagagattagaccAGACAAACACAGACAGAAAgtcaataaatcaaaaaaatgcGTTTTTCTCGTATAGTTTCGTATAAGTAACTAGTTTACGCActtaagaaaacacagttatgaaattacaggcagattttatttacttcatcatcattatcaacccatattcggctctctattgagcacgagtctcctctcagaatgataggggttaggccttagtccaccacgctggccaaatgcggattggcagccttaacatacgtagataattaagaaaattctctggtatgcaggtttcgtcaagatgtttttcgttcaccgtttgggacacgtgatatttaatttcttaaaatgcacattactgaaaatttggaggtgcacactcttcggaatcggaggcagaggtcatatccactgggctctcactgctcaaaaaaacgaaataaataaacatatttttccaGGTGATAAGAATGCAGAGAATGAAGTGATACTGTTAGAACACGACGTCCCTCACGCGCGGTTCAGTGAAGCTGTGCTGGCGTGTTTGCCTCCCGACGATTGGACTATTCCTGAGGAGGTAATATACATACTACTTTGGGTTCAAATGGAATTGTCTGGCCCATTTGGTATTGCTTCGGAGAGGTCCATTTTTCAATATCCAGCTCGGGTCAGTGTAAAGGTGAATGTCCACCGGCCATTACAATGTCGGCCCTGGGAAACCAGTATCACTTAAGGGTAGTAACCAGTATACccttataaaagtatatggagatgatgatatgatgtataaataaggatctggttaaataattggattagtaaaagtatatttcttgaggaaaaatagattttttttataaactcttCTAGGACAAAATGTTCGCTGGTGtgccaaagcggcgaagtaataTTTATAGCTGTAttttttggtattattttttctgttaccaacatgCTTAACGTACAAGAAAACGAGCAAACAAATCAATCctcagtattaaaaaaatatcgtaaaactcaggctgtgtGGTCAACGAttttagcttgtccccgttgtggacaaattaatgatgaataaaaataaaaatgttgaaatacattgtagcaaacttttttgtttaatacatTGTAGCAAACTGTTAGGTGAAGGTATGCTcgtattttcatcattatcaaacaagtattttgaaaaaatattccatTCAATTCccaagcaaataaaaaaaaagttaaaaattcatgCCATATAACAGTAAATGTAGCTTCTGGCTGTCACTATTGTAAACCAAAATTCACTGGAGAAAATTCATGGTTATTTGTCATTTGTAGGCTGAAcagactattttagtattttagtcgagcacgaacaatttttggatttaccgtcTAAAAATCGTTCGTATTCGACTAAAgtactaaagtagtccaaactaggccagacagacagacagaatgttcaatttcattaatatatatatattggtaTTTGTAGCGTGCCTTATACTCAAATATAAATACCGTTTGCAGTGAACCCTAAGCACGCAATTTGCTAtgtaaacattttctgtaagAACGCTTCGATGTTAAATCGAGGCAGTCGTTTCTAACTCGTCTTTACCAACGCTCGTGttctagtttaattattataaccagTCCGCTAAGTTAAGGCATTTCAAAGCATTATGTATTATTCGGTGTGTCAATAACCAAAAATTTCTTCATCTACTTGGTTTATTATTGGATTCCTGACAGAGACACGCATTAACCTTCAGTAGCCTATTTACCAATCAATCATCGGGTACGTAACTAACAACCCACAGATTGGTAACAACCTATAGTattatatgtacaaatattattgtaggaaataaaaaAGCGAGTGGACCTCCGTTCAATATGCGTGTGCTCAGTCGACCCGCCCGGCTGTACCGACATAGATGACGCACTACACGCGCGCGAGTTACCTGCGCAGACGAGAGACGGCCTCAAGAAGTATGACGTGGGCGTGCACATCGCTGACGTCACGCACTTCGTCCGACCCAACACCGCCTTGGACAAGGAGGCCGCTTCCAGGTCCACTACTGTGTACTTGGTCGACAAGAGAATTGACATGGTTCCTGGTAAGTATATCTCGAATAGTACTAGTTCTGATTGAGCTCATCCGGGGAAGTACTGCGATGCTTATTCGACGACACGATGCATGTGCGTAAGTTGCCTGCGCACACGAGGGACGGCCTCAAGAAGTATGACGTGGGCGTGCACATCGCTTACGTCACGCACTTCGTCCGACCCAACACCGCCTTGGACAAGGAGGCCGCTTCCAGATCCACTACTGTGTACTTGGTCGACAAGAGAATTGACATGGTTCCTGGTAAGTATATCTCGAATAGTACTAGAGCTCATCCGGGGAAGTATTGCTGTGTTTAATCGACTATGACTTATGCGTGCGCGAGTTGCCTGCGCACACGAGGGACGGCCTCAAGAAGTATGACGTGGGCGTGCATATCGCTGACGTCACGCACTTCGTCCGACCCAACACCGCCTTGGACAAGGAGGCCGCCTCCAGGTCCACTACTGTGTACTTGGTCGACAAGAGAATTGACATGGTTCCTGGTAAGCATATCTTGAATAGTACTACAGCTTTGGTAGAGCCGCTATTCGATGACACGATGCACGCGTGAGTTGCCTGCGTAGACGAGAGACGGCCTCAAgaagaatagggtagttgactcatatcaaatttaatataaacaatattattttcgtgTAGTACCTACATAGAATAAGGGTGCGATatatattgatatcaattaataaacgttaaggatttcttaaaaaactttaatttaaatattacgaattttatcaaattttccaaaattcaaaaacgctgtcgtccttttaagttttatttttcaatctagtataATGATTTAAGActattaaaaaagtgtcaactagcctattaagtGGGCGTAAACATCACTGACGTCATGCATTTCTTACGATGGAATTACAAGATCGACTACTGTTTAAATTAGGATTTTAAAAAGTGGAAGGGAGGGGGAGTGGCAAAAAATATCAATAGTAATCGGGCGGTagtgtatatattatatgtacataatatttaattggaaTTTGTCTTGAATTTTCGTTTATCAAGTGAACATCACTTTCAGATTTGCTCAGTTCGAATTTGTGTTCGCTGCGCGGCGGCGAGGAGCGCCTGGCGTTCTCATGTGTATGGGAGATAGACGAGAACGCCAACGTTTTGTCGACCAAGTTCCACAAGAGCGTTATAAAGGTACCATTTGtctacttaatataatatttaaacaagcAATGAATTCCTGGAGTCTCAGACTagttagataaagacctgccttataaaacattatttttctgtcaaagtatatgatcaacgatcttatgcgattatatacactgtctctatagaatcgatgtttcatagtttacaatcgtgtccgtcggttaaaaattccgtaaaaatacctttttgtgtagttaaatggtgtaaaaaactaacaaaaactgcaagtttagtttaagatatatatgatatataaGCTCGTTTTGAAAATggaagaaaattttgttcgtgaatttgggtgcgatactagtccttatgtatttagtctgagcctGGAGTCCCAAGGCGCAGGAATGGTGACCCCATACCGGACAGCGCAACGTTAGTCATCCCTCAACTGGAACGAAgaaaaaatacgagtacaatatACATGTAACACCATAAAATTACATTTGTTGAGTTTACTAAAACTTCAAGTGTTTTGTATGAGCGCTTACTAAAAACTGTTTATTAGTGGAtgaccgcgactttgtccgcaaaAAATTCAGCATacatttcatttcttttttagggttccgaaagtACGTAGCaccaaaacggaacccttataatatcacttttGGGGGGCaagatgtaaaataataaaaaaatgtgtgacaCAGGTATCTAATGAAATAGCTAGATAAGATgatctcaaatatattttatagttataggtAGTATTATATACTTATGGGTAGATTACAGGAAAACTTGTGcgaattattataaaacctatTCATCAAAACTATGTTAAGTTAAtagaaattgaaataatttcatACATAAAATACGGCTTAATTTGTAAACACTATTACTATTGTAAGACTATAGTAAAAATTAGCAATTCGAACATTAcctaatatttaacaaatagaTACCTAGAAATCAAAAAATCGTGCtcaatgtacatattattgCTTACAGCTCTCTAGCTTTCTAGCTTTAACACGCTCTGAACTAAACCGCggatgtatgaatgtatgtaatgtatgtatgtatgataaACGCAGATTATGGCAAAACTATAAGGTTTaaggactacggaaccctaaaaaaggataaaatatTTCAGTCACGCGCAGCGATGACGTATGAGCAAGCCCAAATAACCATCGACGAGAAGTCGCGGAATGACGACATAGCGTCCTCGCTGCGAATCCTCAACGCGCTGGCCAAGAAGATGAAGCAGAAGAGACTCGACAATGGCGCCTTGCTGCTCGCCTCCCCCGAGATACGATTCCAGGTAAACTGTTCcactcacattttttttataagctaGCGTTTTAACGctaagatcaaaaatcaatgatctaaacTTCTAGGAATGAATCACTCTAAAGCGCTAGTCTTCGaacattaataacaggacctgcctcgctgacCGTtaccctctggcaaagatcaaaaatcaatgatctaacgcgtttataaaaactgctgctatagaatcgatgtttcattgttgtaatcgttttcgtcgtgtaaagagctccttaaaaatgccggtttgtgtagttgaatggcatgaaaaacggccaaaatcttgtagtttagtaaaagatggagtaacgttacatttgtaagtatttctaccataattttatcaaatttgtaataaaaacaatttcataaaagaatcgattcttttgacggaacggcaaaaaatcgatcaagtaatcgaacattctatgtgtatattctgtggatagtctaagcgatgtgttggttagtctgtgtaaaaattacgcgtgtgtgtattgcgagtcaaatatatagttgtgtgtagtgtatggacacagaatatatttaatggtgttaaatgttttcgatgtgtttGTTTATCTCGTcctcctcaaaaaacgacagacctttttgttggtgaatttgggtgcgaaacaggtccatagtcagaggaaacacctatgcacatcttatgcaattgctcagctctaatacataaacgcaacctcCACTTAAGGCATTGCACACTAAACACGGAGGAGGTAATACACatcttaaatgttatttttatctttagattatactgttttttcttctttttatggtaatattagtttaattctgttcataatgtaattgtgtgatagatccatatctatattttcaaacgcaaatctaaaacagttttctccctaatttagtctaattaacctatttattattcttttaattctttttatgtatctattcgagtactaaattacgcatgttgaggtaacctataagtgggtctatgacacaacaacttcactaatctatgtttttgtaaaactcaattttaattgtcataacctgttggtaccctataaaaataaataaataaatcccaGCCAATATGCTTCTATACCTGGCGGCAAATAGTATTGGAAGGAAAATCCACTCGGCGACAAAAGAGAAAAATCGTCGAATGAACGAAACAGCAATGTTGTCGACTTTGGGGTCGGGGGGCCTTTTGAGGTCGGGGGGCTTGGATCCTGGAGCTCACTAGCTGTCTTCAGGTCACGGCTTACAGGTCATAATCAAACTATATGATAAGTgaactatagcaaaaacattaccctccttacGCAGCAGAATAAAAAGTatcgttacaactttttggtcttaGTTTTTTCCGTCTTTCGCAacgcgataaggaacttcgttccaataatGAATTTTTCAGGTAGACTCAGAGACCCACGACCCAATAGAAGTGCAAGCAAAGAAGATCATGGACACCAACTCCATGGTGGAGGAGTTCATGCTGCTCGCGAACGTGAGCGTGGCGCAGCACCTCGCGGCAGAGTTCCCGCAGTGCGCGCTGCTGCGGCGTcacccgccgccgccgcccgccaaCTTCCACACCTTCCTCAAGGCGGCCAGGCAACAGGTATAtaaatgtactagcggacgcgacgtcgtccgcctttagacctccttaatctggcccctgtcgcaaaatccgttctaagcAGACGTCTACTATCTATTAACTATCTCCCTGTCTAAGTTCATCTTTGtcacgtcaagtggtttttgagatttcgtgatgaatgacttttcgcatttatatattaagatagaaATTCAATAGTCTACCCAGTATCTGTTAATAAGTTACGTTTATTATTACGCTATTACAGCGGGACCTAATTGGAGAAGGATTGCAAAAGACAGTGAGCAATGGAAGTCGCTGGAGGCTtatgccga includes:
- the LOC112048496 gene encoding exosome complex exonuclease RRP44 — encoded protein: MWTTKTFLTKTKRGNVLKIVREHYLRDDLLCGSEACNVCPQKDDDIVLEAKPASICGLFDYSHYLVLDTNVVLHQIDVLEEDALKNVIILQTVLEEVKHQNTAMYQRLLEIIGNKKRKFYSFVNEHHKDTYVERKPGEKQNDRNDRAIRKAAEWYASHLSINNVAGQFPQIVLLTDDENNRKIAQEEGIVCCSVKDYIENVNGFVGLADKLSKNVMPESYSKDALYPAHLTPSQIHTGIRNGKLHQGTFHASRDNFMEGTASVSGYEKPVLLQGHIGINRAIDGDIVAIEILPKEEWSKPSDIVLEDKADDPGDFLEDPTLLKSNVVDTADDDITPTGKVVGIIKRKWRQYCGVLLPSQFPGATRHLFTPAEKRIPRVRIETRQSNLLVSQRILVALDSWPRNSRYPLGHFVRSLGLIGDKNAENEVILLEHDVPHARFSEAVLACLPPDDWTIPEEEIKKRVDLRSICVCSVDPPGCTDIDDALHARELPAQTRDGLKKYDVGVHIADVTHFVRPNTALDKEAASRSTTVYLVDKRIDMVPDLLSSNLCSLRGGEERLAFSCVWEIDENANVLSTKFHKSVIKSRAAMTYEQAQITIDEKSRNDDIASSLRILNALAKKMKQKRLDNGALLLASPEIRFQVDSETHDPIEVQAKKIMDTNSMVEEFMLLANVSVAQHLAAEFPQCALLRRHPPPPPANFHTFLKAARQQGFEIDVSTNKSFSKSLDAAVIPGRPFFNTLLRIMATRCMQQAVYFSSGTKTQDEFYHYGLACPIYTHFTSPIRRYADVIVHRLLAACVGADVTHATLLDTKAADALCENLNYRHRQAQYAGRASVALNTHILFKNREEIEQAVVLAVKRNALQVLIPKYGLEGPLYLPSDKFVYNEEENVQICGGTVLKTFDELTVRLTLDSTNMQHRKLVYQLVTPYIPGVSYVKENEDSNEPAMDVEVVDISETTNKRKDTDSKSTKKKKSKK